The DNA region AGCAGGCCCGCCTCCATGAGCGCCAGCACCACCGCGGTGAGCAGGAGCTGCACCGTGAAGATCCCGCACAGGCCTGCGACGCCGAGGCCGCTCGCCATCTTCGCCTCGGCCCGCAGGTCGGCCCGGAGCTCGGCCTTGGCGAGCTCGACCTCCTTGCGGGCGAGGGCGCTCGCCTTGCGCGCCAGCTCCGTGACGAGGTCGCGCGTCGGCAGCTGGCGGACCGCCTCGGTCGCGCCGCCCGGGTGCACGGGTGGGACATGCGTGGGCCGGCCG from Anaeromyxobacter dehalogenans 2CP-C includes:
- a CDS encoding phage holin family protein codes for the protein MTAQHRPGRPTHVPPVHPGGATEAVRQLPTRDLVTELARKASALARKEVELAKAELRADLRAEAKMASGLGVAGLCGIFTVQLLLTAVVLALMEAGLLPGWAAALVVAAVVLAVGTAAGLWGWGRRVRKPLDTTRRSLQDGVRWAKEQVA